A genome region from Flavobacterium sp. includes the following:
- a CDS encoding SDR family oxidoreductase encodes MKILLTGATGYIGKRLLPLLLEQGHEVICCVRDKSRFYYGGKYRQNIQLIEVDFLDQQSTEKIPADINAAYYLIHSMSGASNYDELESISAVNFREKINKTSAEQIIYLSGIVNEKSLSKHLSSRKAVEEILKKGTTPVTALRAGIIVGSGSASFEIMLDLINKLPVMVTPKWLNTKCQPIGIADVLEFLMKALLNPKTYSQSFDIGGPDILSYKEMLLKLAEVKKLKRFIFTLPVMTPKLSSYWLYFITSTSFKLASALVSSMKVEVVCRDNRINDLLDIRPIRYQQALQNALIKIDEDAVASSWKDSQISGRFKGSVGYYLKVPKKDCFIDRRKRKIKDRDAVIAKIWSIGGETGWYYADWLWSLRGFIDKIFGGVGVRRGRTNRHDIHAGDVLDFWRVVYADKEQGKLILFAEMILPGDAWLEFKIFNDTLYQAATFRPKGIAGKLYWYAVLPFHGFIFNGMINKLTDQHLK; translated from the coding sequence ATGAAAATTCTACTAACCGGTGCAACAGGATATATTGGCAAAAGACTTCTGCCTTTGCTTCTTGAACAAGGGCACGAAGTAATATGCTGTGTACGGGATAAAAGTAGATTTTATTACGGAGGAAAATACAGGCAAAATATACAGCTCATTGAAGTTGATTTTTTGGATCAGCAGAGTACAGAGAAAATTCCTGCTGATATTAATGCTGCTTATTATCTAATTCATTCCATGTCAGGAGCTTCAAATTACGATGAACTCGAAAGTATTTCGGCGGTTAATTTCAGAGAAAAAATTAACAAGACCAGCGCAGAACAGATTATTTATTTAAGTGGTATTGTAAATGAAAAGTCATTGTCTAAGCATTTGTCATCCCGAAAAGCAGTCGAGGAAATTCTAAAAAAAGGAACCACACCTGTTACGGCCCTCAGAGCAGGAATAATTGTGGGATCTGGCAGTGCCTCTTTTGAAATTATGCTGGATTTAATTAATAAACTGCCGGTTATGGTTACTCCAAAATGGCTTAACACCAAATGCCAGCCTATTGGTATTGCTGATGTTTTAGAGTTTTTAATGAAAGCCTTGCTGAATCCTAAAACATATAGTCAAAGTTTTGATATTGGCGGACCGGATATACTTTCTTATAAAGAAATGCTCTTAAAACTGGCTGAGGTTAAAAAACTCAAAAGATTCATTTTTACCTTACCTGTAATGACGCCAAAATTATCTTCGTACTGGCTGTATTTCATAACCTCTACTTCTTTTAAACTTGCATCAGCTTTAGTAAGCAGTATGAAAGTAGAAGTGGTCTGCAGGGATAATAGAATAAATGATTTATTGGATATTAGACCTATAAGATATCAGCAGGCGCTGCAAAACGCATTGATAAAAATTGATGAAGATGCTGTAGCTTCCAGCTGGAAGGATTCGCAAATCAGCGGGCGGTTTAAAGGAAGCGTAGGATATTATCTAAAAGTGCCTAAAAAAGATTGTTTTATTGACAGAAGAAAAAGAAAAATTAAAGACCGGGACGCAGTTATCGCAAAAATCTGGTCAATTGGCGGAGAGACTGGCTGGTATTATGCAGACTGGTTATGGAGCCTTCGGGGTTTTATAGACAAAATTTTTGGAGGTGTAGGAGTAAGACGAGGCAGAACAAACAGACATGATATTCATGCTGGAGATGTACTTGACTTTTGGCGTGTTGTTTATGCTGATAAAGAGCAGGGAAAACTAATTCTGTTTGCCGAAATGATATTGCCCGGTGATGCCTGGCTGGAATTTAAAATTTTTAACGATACTTTATATCAGGCTGCAACCTTCAGGCCAAAAGGGATTGCGGGAAAGCTGTACTGGTATGCTGTGCTGCCTTTTCATGGTTTTATTTTTAACGGCATGATTAATAAATTAACAGATCAGCACCTGAAATAA
- a CDS encoding DUF1254 domain-containing protein: MENKLICLILIAVLTACSQNKNSDAEASNSYGIDSLTSAQAVRQLPTGPDTNVKITREYASLAAKDAYFWAWPLVNMYNRRMAFKDVKELALSGPLLMAPLNQFTMLTDYVIPTERAVACPNQDVVYGIGCLALDQSPVVIQVPDFGERFWVYQIVDLRTESFAKLGKMYDNKPGFYLLAGPNWKGEVPKGIIEVFRSSTNTGLVGPRVFLDDTKEDRKAIQEVLKSVVMYPLSDYDGKMKTIDWANIKKIPGGSSGKEEAVWVNPQTFFEELPIVLADAKPLPGEEAKYKQILAVMEAAKKDPKLKQAMIDAAVETEHQVIKPLMEFRNWGIQLPFHWSGVTNGASWGTDYFTRTAVAKSNILVNAPNETRYFYQDLDSAGIRLNSLNKYKITFAKGQLPPVNGFWSLTLYNEHHFFEINKLNRYSLGTKNKAMVYNSDGSLTIYIQSAPTDAKTQNNWLPAVEKGDFSLYLRTYWPKEEVVNGKWTPPAIIKIAK, translated from the coding sequence ATGGAAAACAAACTCATTTGCCTGATCTTAATTGCTGTCTTGACGGCATGCAGTCAAAATAAAAACAGTGATGCGGAAGCATCAAATTCTTATGGAATTGACAGCCTAACGTCAGCTCAAGCAGTACGTCAGCTGCCAACGGGTCCCGACACGAATGTAAAAATCACCCGGGAATATGCCTCTTTGGCGGCTAAAGATGCCTATTTTTGGGCATGGCCATTAGTAAACATGTACAACCGCCGAATGGCTTTCAAGGATGTAAAAGAGCTGGCCTTGTCAGGGCCTCTTTTAATGGCTCCGCTCAATCAGTTTACCATGCTTACCGATTATGTGATACCTACGGAACGCGCTGTAGCCTGTCCAAATCAAGATGTGGTTTACGGTATTGGATGCCTTGCCTTGGACCAGTCGCCGGTGGTAATACAAGTGCCTGATTTTGGCGAGCGTTTCTGGGTATACCAGATAGTTGATCTGCGGACAGAAAGCTTCGCAAAATTGGGAAAGATGTACGATAATAAACCGGGCTTTTATTTATTGGCAGGACCAAACTGGAAAGGCGAGGTGCCGAAAGGAATAATAGAAGTTTTCCGCTCGTCCACTAACACTGGATTGGTGGGACCCCGCGTTTTCTTGGATGACACGAAAGAAGACAGAAAAGCAATTCAGGAGGTATTGAAATCAGTGGTAATGTATCCCTTATCTGATTATGACGGCAAAATGAAAACTATTGATTGGGCCAATATTAAAAAAATTCCCGGAGGCAGCTCAGGGAAAGAAGAAGCTGTATGGGTAAACCCCCAGACATTCTTTGAAGAGCTGCCTATTGTTCTGGCAGATGCAAAGCCATTGCCAGGCGAGGAGGCGAAATACAAGCAAATACTTGCTGTAATGGAAGCCGCCAAGAAAGACCCAAAACTGAAACAGGCGATGATCGATGCAGCTGTTGAAACAGAGCATCAGGTAATAAAGCCTTTAATGGAATTCCGCAACTGGGGGATCCAATTGCCATTTCACTGGTCAGGGGTAACAAACGGCGCGTCGTGGGGAACGGATTATTTCACGCGGACCGCGGTTGCCAAATCAAATATTCTGGTTAATGCACCTAATGAAACACGCTATTTTTATCAGGATCTGGATTCAGCAGGTATCCGATTGAACAGCTTGAACAAATATAAAATTACTTTTGCTAAAGGGCAGCTGCCACCTGTTAATGGATTTTGGTCGCTTACACTATATAATGAGCATCACTTTTTTGAGATTAATAAGCTCAACAGATATTCATTGGGAACAAAGAACAAGGCAATGGTATACAATTCGGACGGTTCGCTGACCATTTATATTCAATCAGCTCCGACTGATGCGAAAACCCAAAACAACTGGCTCCCGGCTGTTGAAAAAGGAGATTTTTCGCTTTATCTCCGTACTTATTGGCCAAAGGAGGAAGTAGTAAATGGAAAATGGACTCCGCCAGCTATAATAAAAATAGCAAAATAG
- a CDS encoding VIT family protein, with translation METEIHYINRSGWLRAAVLGANDGILSTTSLVIGVAAASVTREPILLAAVAGVVAGALSMAAGEYVSVSSQSDVESADLEREKMALQNMPKEELEELTEIYIRRGLNEKLARQVASELMAHDALEAHARDELGINEITQANPLTAALASAVSFIVGGVLPLLVAIFAPINEMIFYQYGFSILFLAFSGIMAAKAGGSNIWKAVLRICIWGTFAMAASALVGYVFGVQTA, from the coding sequence ATGGAGACTGAAATTCATTACATCAATAGAAGCGGATGGCTTAGGGCTGCCGTACTGGGAGCAAATGACGGAATTCTTTCCACCACAAGCCTGGTTATCGGCGTTGCAGCGGCAAGCGTGACCAGAGAGCCCATATTATTGGCGGCTGTTGCCGGAGTGGTAGCCGGTGCCCTTTCTATGGCAGCAGGCGAATATGTATCCGTAAGTTCCCAATCTGATGTTGAATCAGCTGATTTGGAAAGAGAAAAAATGGCGCTTCAAAATATGCCGAAAGAGGAACTTGAAGAATTAACAGAAATTTATATCCGAAGAGGATTAAATGAAAAATTAGCCAGGCAGGTAGCTTCTGAACTTATGGCCCATGATGCCCTTGAAGCACACGCGAGGGATGAACTGGGAATTAATGAAATCACGCAGGCCAATCCCCTTACTGCTGCCCTGGCATCGGCAGTATCCTTTATTGTTGGAGGTGTGCTTCCGCTTTTAGTGGCCATTTTCGCTCCAATAAATGAAATGATTTTCTATCAATATGGCTTTTCAATACTCTTTTTGGCTTTTTCTGGAATAATGGCCGCCAAAGCGGGCGGGTCTAATATCTGGAAAGCTGTTTTGCGCATTTGCATTTGGGGGACTTTTGCAATGGCGGCTTCGGCACTAGTCGGATATGTTTTTGGAGTTCAGACTGCTTAA
- a CDS encoding GNAT family N-acetyltransferase — protein sequence MTQKTIYKICSEDDIPQILKIYRQSYVEHYTYLWTDNGENYMNMSFTKEKIFSEMNDNNTRFFLIYSEKLPVGVLKINDSKSFNGAINNDSLEIERLYFLKEAAGKGLGKSTLEMVLELAASEKKKNIWLKAMKTADAVKFYQKQDFLTIGEADLSYPFLKDEFKRMVIMKRDVK from the coding sequence ATGACGCAAAAAACTATTTACAAAATTTGTTCAGAAGATGATATTCCTCAGATTTTGAAAATATATAGACAGTCATATGTGGAGCATTATACCTATTTATGGACTGATAATGGTGAAAATTATATGAATATGAGTTTCACAAAAGAAAAAATATTCTCTGAAATGAATGATAACAATACTCGATTCTTTCTTATTTATAGTGAGAAATTACCAGTGGGTGTACTCAAAATCAATGATAGTAAATCTTTTAACGGAGCAATAAATAATGATAGTTTAGAAATTGAGAGATTATATTTTTTAAAAGAGGCTGCAGGAAAAGGTTTAGGAAAGTCTACTCTTGAAATGGTTTTAGAGCTAGCGGCTTCCGAAAAGAAAAAAAATATCTGGCTGAAAGCAATGAAGACTGCAGATGCAGTAAAGTTTTATCAAAAACAAGACTTCTTAACCATTGGAGAAGCAGATTTGTCTTATCCTTTTTTGAAAGATGAATTTAAAAGAATGGTTATTATGAAGCGAGATGTAAAGTAA
- a CDS encoding phosphatase PAP2 family protein, giving the protein MRKLHMILVALMLSHYICAQNQVSDSIQPDTVQNIKFSYKQLIIPGILIGYGFWGMESGQIKSFNFQIREELTENIDRKVTIDDFSRYAPAVSVYALNAFGVEGKNNLRDRSVILATSTIFTVVTVFGLKSITNVERPDGTSNDSFPSGHTAIAFAGAEFLYQEYKDKSVWYGIAGYAVAAGTGIFRMYNNRHWLTDVAAGAGIGILSTKAAYWLNPYITRKLFHKSENKTTFFLMPSYDGQYFRISLAKSF; this is encoded by the coding sequence ATGAGAAAACTGCATATGATTTTAGTTGCGCTAATGCTTTCACATTATATCTGTGCTCAAAATCAGGTTAGTGATAGTATTCAACCTGATACGGTGCAAAACATAAAATTCAGCTATAAGCAGCTCATAATTCCTGGAATTCTGATTGGATATGGTTTTTGGGGAATGGAAAGCGGCCAGATAAAAAGTTTCAATTTTCAGATTCGCGAAGAATTAACCGAAAACATCGACCGTAAAGTAACAATAGATGATTTCTCCCGATATGCGCCTGCTGTTTCTGTATATGCGCTGAATGCTTTTGGTGTTGAAGGCAAGAACAATCTCAGAGACCGTTCTGTAATTTTAGCAACTTCTACAATTTTTACGGTCGTAACCGTTTTTGGCTTAAAATCGATTACAAATGTTGAAAGACCGGACGGAACTTCAAATGATTCTTTTCCCTCGGGACATACCGCAATTGCTTTTGCTGGAGCTGAATTTTTATATCAGGAATATAAAGATAAATCTGTTTGGTATGGTATTGCCGGATATGCTGTTGCTGCAGGAACAGGAATTTTTAGAATGTACAATAACCGGCACTGGCTAACCGATGTTGCTGCAGGAGCCGGAATCGGTATACTAAGCACTAAAGCAGCGTACTGGCTAAATCCATACATAACCAGAAAACTGTTTCATAAATCTGAAAATAAAACTACTTTCTTCCTGATGCCTTCTTATGATGGTCAATATTTTAGAATTTCATTGGCAAAAAGTTTTTAA
- a CDS encoding SDR family NAD(P)-dependent oxidoreductase encodes MENQKIWFVTGASKGMGLLLTKLLLDKGHKVAATSRSLDSLKKNVGTQNHHFLPIELDITNSDDVKQAINVTISYFGGLDVAVNNAGFSYIGSLEELTDAEFRGALDVNLFGTVNVIRASMTHFRKQRSGRIINISSAAGYLGGPNIGSYVASKFAVVGLTEALAMESAHLNIKPTVVLPGSFRTNFLGDDSLNYAKDPIDEYQSSNTYKSYAERAGKQPGDPIKLTAALVELADMKKPPVHLILGPDSFKMIMDKRERDLKEFESFKEISLSTNLQ; translated from the coding sequence ATGGAAAATCAGAAAATATGGTTTGTCACAGGTGCTTCCAAAGGAATGGGACTGCTGCTTACCAAATTGTTATTAGATAAAGGACATAAAGTTGCGGCAACATCGAGAAGTTTAGATTCGTTAAAGAAAAACGTCGGTACACAAAACCATCATTTCCTTCCTATTGAATTAGATATCACTAATAGTGATGATGTCAAACAGGCAATTAATGTAACTATCAGCTACTTCGGAGGTTTAGATGTCGCTGTCAATAATGCAGGATTTTCATACATAGGAAGTCTGGAAGAACTGACAGACGCAGAATTCAGGGGAGCCCTGGATGTAAATTTATTCGGAACCGTCAACGTGATTAGGGCTTCAATGACTCATTTTAGAAAGCAGAGGTCTGGCCGCATAATTAATATTTCTTCTGCCGCCGGATACCTTGGGGGTCCAAATATAGGGAGTTATGTGGCATCAAAATTTGCAGTAGTCGGCCTTACCGAGGCACTGGCTATGGAATCTGCACATCTAAACATCAAGCCTACAGTAGTGTTACCCGGTTCTTTCAGAACCAATTTTTTAGGTGATGATTCTCTGAATTATGCTAAAGACCCAATTGATGAATATCAGAGTTCGAATACGTATAAGAGTTATGCAGAAAGAGCAGGAAAGCAGCCCGGCGATCCGATAAAGCTGACTGCAGCTTTGGTTGAGCTGGCAGATATGAAAAAACCTCCCGTTCATTTAATTTTAGGTCCTGACAGCTTTAAAATGATAATGGATAAAAGGGAACGTGATTTAAAGGAGTTTGAATCTTTTAAAGAAATATCATTATCTACAAATTTGCAGTAA
- a CDS encoding AraC family transcriptional regulator, protein MKTEKPYNIKSISEYHALLGIGKPQHPLISLINHEDIKNLTDERLKSKTYEFYTISRKIHYEGTMKYGQHYYDFQEGAMVFHGPNQVIVSQLADNVNLQGWTLLIHPDFIRTYPLSVKIAQFGFFSYAINEALHLSETESITIEDVMNTIRKEYSSRIDIYSQDILISQIEMLLNYCNRFYNRQFITRKAANSDLLISFEKLLSDYFQSENLSLKGIPSVQYFSSALNMSANYLADMLRSLTGQSTQQHIHEKLIEKAKEILASTNMTATEIAYELGFEYPQSFSKLFKKKTGFTPLEYRQSLN, encoded by the coding sequence ATGAAAACGGAAAAGCCTTATAATATAAAATCAATATCAGAATATCATGCCTTGTTAGGTATTGGAAAACCACAGCATCCTTTGATTAGTTTGATCAACCATGAAGATATTAAAAATTTAACTGACGAAAGGCTTAAAAGTAAAACCTATGAATTCTATACAATTAGCAGGAAAATACATTACGAAGGTACAATGAAATATGGACAGCATTACTATGATTTTCAGGAAGGGGCAATGGTGTTTCATGGACCTAATCAGGTAATTGTTTCTCAACTGGCCGACAATGTAAATTTACAAGGCTGGACACTGCTGATACATCCCGATTTCATAAGAACCTATCCACTATCAGTGAAAATTGCTCAGTTTGGCTTTTTTTCATATGCAATAAATGAAGCTTTACATTTATCCGAAACAGAATCAATTACTATAGAAGATGTAATGAACACTATTCGTAAAGAATACAGTTCACGCATAGACATTTACAGTCAGGATATACTTATTTCACAAATTGAAATGCTGCTGAACTACTGCAATCGATTTTATAATCGACAGTTTATAACACGTAAAGCAGCAAACAGCGACCTTCTAATAAGCTTTGAAAAGCTTTTATCAGACTATTTTCAGAGCGAAAATCTTTCCTTAAAAGGTATTCCTTCAGTTCAATACTTTTCAAGTGCATTAAATATGTCAGCTAATTATCTTGCTGATATGCTGCGAAGTCTAACAGGTCAAAGTACGCAGCAGCATATTCATGAAAAACTAATTGAAAAAGCGAAAGAGATTCTGGCCTCAACAAACATGACTGCTACTGAGATTGCCTATGAATTAGGTTTTGAATATCCCCAGTCGTTTAGCAAATTATTTAAGAAGAAGACAGGTTTTACGCCTCTGGAATATCGCCAGTCATTGAATTAG
- a CDS encoding thioredoxin family protein, which produces MKLITLFLLLAALSINWEPDFNNAKKTAKEKHKLILLNFSGSDWCGPCILTRRDYLESAVFTAMANENLVLVNADFPRKKKNIGTPEQVKRNEDLAEIYNKEGSFPLTLLLDADGKVIKTWHGKPEKTPDEWTAEIKAICESRK; this is translated from the coding sequence ATGAAACTAATCACGTTGTTTCTGTTATTAGCAGCGCTTTCCATAAACTGGGAACCTGATTTTAATAATGCAAAAAAAACTGCAAAAGAAAAACACAAATTAATCCTCTTGAATTTCTCGGGTTCTGACTGGTGCGGGCCTTGTATCTTGACGAGAAGGGACTATCTGGAAAGCGCAGTTTTTACTGCTATGGCAAATGAAAATTTAGTATTGGTCAATGCTGATTTTCCCAGAAAAAAGAAAAATATTGGAACTCCGGAGCAAGTAAAGCGAAACGAGGATTTAGCCGAAATTTATAATAAGGAAGGAAGTTTTCCTCTTACGCTTCTTCTGGACGCAGATGGCAAAGTAATCAAAACCTGGCATGGAAAACCAGAAAAGACTCCTGATGAGTGGACAGCCGAAATAAAAGCGATCTGTGAGAGCCGAAAATAA
- a CDS encoding SDR family oxidoreductase: MEKVLIIGGSKGIGSAIVSHQLENKQVYNISRSAPEISNLNLIHYTADVLKDNLPEIESIDSLIYCPGSINLKPILSLNADDFRNDFEINVIGAVKVIQHYLPALKKATNPSIVLFSTVAVKLGMPFHASIAAAKGGVEGLVKSLGAELAPTIRINAIAPTITETSLSASILRNDRMKENMAERHPLKSYLKPQEAAQMADYLISKAAGSISGQIFQMDYGLVSFKL; the protein is encoded by the coding sequence ATGGAAAAAGTATTAATTATTGGAGGCAGTAAAGGAATTGGCAGTGCAATAGTATCGCACCAATTAGAAAATAAGCAGGTTTATAACATCAGCAGGAGTGCTCCTGAAATTTCTAATCTTAATTTAATCCATTATACGGCAGACGTTTTGAAAGATAATCTACCCGAAATTGAAAGTATAGATTCGCTTATTTATTGTCCGGGATCTATAAACCTGAAACCTATTTTAAGTTTAAATGCTGATGATTTTAGAAATGATTTTGAAATTAACGTTATTGGCGCCGTAAAAGTGATACAGCATTATCTTCCCGCTTTAAAAAAAGCAACAAATCCGTCAATTGTTCTTTTTAGTACTGTTGCAGTAAAACTGGGAATGCCTTTTCACGCCAGTATTGCCGCTGCAAAGGGAGGGGTAGAAGGTCTTGTTAAATCATTAGGAGCAGAGCTGGCTCCTACAATTCGTATTAATGCTATTGCGCCTACGATTACCGAAACTTCGTTGTCTGCTTCTATTTTGAGAAATGACCGCATGAAAGAGAATATGGCTGAGCGTCATCCACTAAAAAGCTATTTGAAACCTCAGGAAGCAGCACAGATGGCAGATTATCTCATTTCGAAAGCCGCCGGATCAATTTCGGGCCAGATTTTTCAAATGGATTATGGACTGGTGAGTTTTAAATTATAA
- a CDS encoding DUF4266 domain-containing protein — protein MGILSASCTSVKEYQKGKINDSEMVLSNRKIEKTELSFQSYREGASGANSGKSGGGCGCN, from the coding sequence ATGGGCATACTGTCCGCGTCCTGTACTTCGGTAAAGGAATATCAGAAAGGAAAAATCAATGATTCTGAAATGGTACTTTCTAATAGGAAAATCGAAAAGACAGAACTCAGTTTTCAATCCTACCGTGAAGGAGCTTCCGGGGCAAATTCAGGAAAAAGCGGCGGTGGCTGCGGCTGTAACTAA
- a CDS encoding FAD:protein FMN transferase has protein sequence MGNNFTITVVAHNEKTGNENISLAIEEIKRIEKLLTTYKEDSQTNLINQNAGIKPVKVDLEVFNLIERSIGISRITQGAFDISYGSIDKSLWNFDKTMTSLPDALTAKKMVHLIDYRNIILDKENTTVFLKEKGMRIGFGGIGKGYAAEMAKKVLLKNNVQSGIINASGDLSAWGLQPDGRKWTIGVADPDSPNAAFSYMEISNKAVATSGNYEKFAIINGKKYSHTIDPKTGLPISGIKSVTIIASNAEFADAMATPIAVMGIKAGLFLIDQIPDLYCIIIDDNNKIYTSKNINLK, from the coding sequence ATGGGCAACAACTTTACCATTACGGTTGTCGCCCATAATGAGAAAACAGGAAATGAGAATATCAGCCTGGCCATTGAAGAAATCAAGCGGATTGAAAAACTTCTGACTACTTACAAAGAAGACAGCCAGACCAATCTGATCAATCAAAATGCTGGAATTAAGCCTGTCAAAGTAGATCTGGAAGTTTTTAATCTTATCGAAAGATCGATAGGGATTTCTAGAATTACACAAGGTGCATTTGATATTTCTTACGGAAGCATCGACAAAAGTCTTTGGAATTTTGATAAAACAATGACCAGCCTTCCTGATGCGCTTACAGCAAAAAAGATGGTGCATCTTATTGATTACAGAAACATAATTCTGGACAAAGAAAATACAACTGTATTCTTGAAAGAAAAAGGAATGCGGATTGGTTTTGGAGGTATCGGAAAAGGTTATGCCGCCGAAATGGCAAAAAAAGTACTGCTTAAAAATAATGTCCAGAGCGGGATTATTAATGCAAGCGGAGATCTTTCGGCCTGGGGACTGCAGCCAGACGGCCGGAAATGGACCATCGGCGTGGCAGATCCCGATTCGCCAAACGCAGCATTCTCCTATATGGAAATCTCCAATAAGGCAGTGGCAACCTCTGGAAATTATGAAAAGTTCGCAATAATTAACGGCAAAAAGTATTCTCATACTATTGACCCGAAAACAGGACTGCCGATAAGCGGAATAAAAAGTGTGACCATCATAGCTTCAAATGCAGAATTTGCGGATGCAATGGCAACTCCAATAGCGGTTATGGGCATTAAAGCCGGTCTGTTTTTAATAGATCAGATACCAGATCTCTACTGCATCATCATAGACGACAACAATAAAATTTACACTTCAAAAAACATTAACCTGAAATGA
- a CDS encoding DUF3570 domain-containing protein yields the protein MKRIFITGFALLALFQTRAQNVPADSTGYKSKKLKLEEVNLVSSYYKQDGNNSAVTGGIGSEHLTDIANTIDVTLVKYGETGIKHTLDIEAGIDHYTSASSDMIDLSANSSASSSDNRFYPSLTYLRENEEKGRTLGIGISSSTEFDYQSFGGNISFSQKTKDRNGEFTAKFQTFIDQLKLIMPVELRPPGQEGYDSANRNTFAGTLSYSQVINKDLQVILVGDVISQNGYLSLPFHRVYFQDGSVHQEKMPDTRLKIPLGIRASYFMGDNVIIRAYYRYYTDDWSLKAHTADLEIPVKLTQAFSLSPFYRYYTQSGTKYFKPYGEHTAADEYYTSNYDLSKFDSSFFGMGMKFTPLNGIFGLKHWNTLEIRYGHYTRTTNMTSDIISINIKYK from the coding sequence ATGAAAAGAATATTCATTACAGGATTTGCCTTACTGGCTTTGTTTCAGACAAGAGCGCAAAATGTCCCTGCTGATTCTACGGGTTATAAAAGCAAAAAATTAAAATTGGAAGAGGTAAATCTGGTTTCCAGTTACTATAAACAGGACGGAAATAATTCGGCTGTTACCGGTGGAATTGGCTCTGAACATCTTACTGATATTGCGAATACTATAGATGTTACGCTTGTAAAATATGGTGAAACCGGAATAAAACATACCCTTGATATCGAGGCAGGTATTGACCATTATACTTCTGCATCATCAGATATGATCGATTTGAGCGCAAATTCGTCTGCTTCATCTTCAGACAACCGCTTCTACCCTTCCCTGACTTATCTGAGGGAAAATGAAGAAAAAGGAAGAACACTTGGAATCGGCATTTCATCATCTACCGAATTTGATTATCAGTCCTTTGGAGGAAACATCAGCTTTTCCCAAAAAACAAAAGACAGGAATGGTGAATTTACTGCTAAATTCCAGACATTCATCGATCAATTGAAACTGATTATGCCAGTAGAACTCAGACCGCCTGGCCAGGAAGGCTACGATAGCGCCAACCGTAATACTTTTGCAGGAACTTTGAGTTATTCTCAGGTTATAAATAAAGATCTTCAGGTCATACTTGTTGGGGATGTTATCAGCCAGAACGGCTATTTAAGTCTTCCTTTTCACAGGGTTTATTTCCAAGATGGTTCTGTCCATCAGGAAAAAATGCCCGATACACGACTTAAAATCCCACTGGGGATCAGAGCCAGTTATTTTATGGGAGACAATGTAATTATCCGTGCCTATTATAGATATTATACTGACGACTGGAGCTTAAAAGCGCATACAGCCGATCTTGAAATTCCGGTGAAATTAACTCAGGCTTTCTCCCTGAGTCCATTTTACAGGTATTACACCCAGAGCGGAACGAAATATTTCAAACCATACGGGGAACATACTGCAGCTGATGAATACTACACCAGCAACTATGATTTGTCTAAGTTTGACAGCAGTTTTTTCGGAATGGGAATGAAATTTACCCCGCTTAACGGAATTTTTGGCCTTAAGCACTGGAATACCTTGGAGATACGTTACGGGCATTATACCCGAACCACCAATATGACTTCGGATATTATCTCCATTAATATAAAATATAAATAG